In Pectinophora gossypiella chromosome 5, ilPecGoss1.1, whole genome shotgun sequence, a genomic segment contains:
- the LOC126367116 gene encoding cuticle protein 19-like yields the protein MACKLIPVVLALAACAHARLYTSWRPIDAQPAAAVHHHAHAPVAEPRLGYEHHHISEDEHVDYYAYPKYVFKYGVNDFHSGDIKTHHESRDGDVVKGQYTVVEPDGSIRTVDYTADKHNGFNAVVHKTAPISQHEAHHL from the exons ATGGCCTGTAAG CTGATACCCGTGGTCCTAGCGCTGGCGGCGTGCGCGCACGCTCGCCTGTACACGTCGTGGCGACCAATCGACGCACAGCCCGCCGCCGCGGTGCATCACCATGCGCACGCGCCGGTCGCGGAGCCACGCCTCGGCTATGAGCACCACCATATCTCCGAGGATGAGCACGTCGACTATTAT GCGTATCCGAAGTACGTGTTCAAGTACGGAGTGAACGACTTCCACTCAGGCGATATCAAGACCCACCACGAGAGCCGCGATGGTGATGTTGTCAAAG GTCAGTACACAGTGGTAGAGCCTGACGGTTCAATCCGCACTGTGGACTACACCGCTGACAAACACAATGGGTTCAACGCCGTCGTGCACAAGACTGCTCCGATCTCGCAACATGAAGCTCACCAcctttaa